In Candidatus Electrothrix scaldis, the genomic window ACAAGCAGTTTGCCAGGCATTGCAAATCCGTGATGAAGCAGAAGCATCGCAGGTAGAGGTAGATCTCGTGCAGCATCGGAAGAAAAAGCTTCTCATCGCCCTTGCTGCGCTGGCCATCATAACAGGCTGTTCCGTCCTGCTCCTCTTCCTTTTCCTGCCTTCACCCCTGCCGGAGGCCTTCCCGCCGCCCTGCTCCACCAAGGTGGTGGACCGCGACGGCAGGCTGCTCCGCCTCTTTACCACTAAGGACGGCTATTGGCGTCTGCCTGCCCATTTGGACAACACGGACGGGCACACGGCAGTTGACCCGCAGTTTATCCGCCTCCTCCTGGCCTGCGAGGACAAACGCTTCTGGTCCCACCACGGGGTGGACCCACTGGCCATGAGCCGGGCCTTGCTCCAGTTCATCAGCCAGGGCCGGGTGGTGTCCGGGGCTTCCACCATCACCATGCAGACCGTGCGTCTGCTCCGCCCTCATCCCCGCAGCCTCTGGTGGAAGCTCCTGGAGATGTTCCAGGCCCTGCGTCTGGAGCAGCAGTTGAGCAAAGAAGAGATCCTGGCAACCTATCTCACCCTGACGCCATACGGTGGGAATATCGAAGGTATTGAGGCGGCCTGTCGCTTCTACTTCCAGAAGAACGCGACCCGCATCACCCCCTCCGAAGCAGCCCTGCTGATCAGTCTGCCCCAGTCCCCGGAACGCAGGCGACCGGACCGCCAGCATGAGCAGGCCGTGGTCGCGAGGAATCGTTTCCTCCACCGCCTCTATGACGAAGGGCTGCTGACCGCAGAGCAGGTGAAGCTTGGCCTGGAGCAACCGATCCCGCATAAGCGCAGCCCGACCCCCTTCCTGGCCCCGCATCTGAGCCAACGCCTTGCGCGCTCCACAGATCGGGAGGAAATCAGAACCTCCTTAGTCCGACCGCTGCAGGAACAGCTGGAAAGCATTGCCGGGCAGGTACAGGACCGCCTCGGTGCAGATGGAAAAAAAACCCTGGCCATCCTGGTGGTGGCGAATCAAGGCCGCAGGGTGCTGGCCTATGTCGGTTCAGGGGACTTCTGGTCCAATGGTATTGACCTGACCAGGGCGCGGCGCTCTCCCGGCTCTGCCCTGAAACCCTTTATCTACGGCCTG contains:
- the pbpC gene encoding penicillin-binding protein 1C, giving the protein MQIRDEAEASQVEVDLVQHRKKKLLIALAALAIITGCSVLLLFLFLPSPLPEAFPPPCSTKVVDRDGRLLRLFTTKDGYWRLPAHLDNTDGHTAVDPQFIRLLLACEDKRFWSHHGVDPLAMSRALLQFISQGRVVSGASTITMQTVRLLRPHPRSLWWKLLEMFQALRLEQQLSKEEILATYLTLTPYGGNIEGIEAACRFYFQKNATRITPSEAALLISLPQSPERRRPDRQHEQAVVARNRFLHRLYDEGLLTAEQVKLGLEQPIPHKRSPTPFLAPHLSQRLARSTDREEIRTSLVRPLQEQLESIAGQVQDRLGADGKKTLAILVVANQGRRVLAYVGSGDFWSNGIDLTRARRSPGSALKPFIYGLAFEQGFLHPETRILDRPTRFGGYGPGNFDGRFRGWISVREALQRSLNLPAVQVLERVGPQRLLSRFAGLGLAVDQDKPPGLSLALGGTAASLEELTGLYAALADRGEFKPLSYNPNTPVPSGQKMLSRAATWYVDDILRTRPPRSGLAPKGVQGSRIRYKTGTSYGYRDAWALGYTPGGHTVGVWIGRPDWGYGKETTGANSAVPVLFRVFAALNTMQEPQGKQAEVAQVSNRIPAEVLLVRHNQLPVHLQWFSRTAGTGQGTNKPRIYFPVDGSTMQLEQEPLLALKAQGGIPPFHWLVNGRPLGREHREAITSYTPEGPGLTRITLVDSRGKRDSVSVWLAEGEAAGR